The genomic segment TTTTTGCTTGGATTGAGAGGGAGTGTTGGTGATTGGAGACTGTTGTGAGATTATTGTCTCATTACAGCTTATATCTTACAGGGTTTGATGCCAAATGGTCAAGAGATAGCTGTCAAGAAGCTTGCAATGGATTCAAGACAGGGACTGAAACAATTCATTAATGAGGTGAAGCTTTTATTGAAAACCCAGCATAAGAACTTAGTGACGTTGTTCGGGTGCTGCGCAGAAGGACCTGAGAAGATGCTTGTTTATGAGTATTTGCCAAATAAAAGTCTTGATTACTTTCTCTTTGGTAAGAACCCCTTTTTTTAAACACCTTTCACGTCTGTTGCTATCAAAACTTGTAAACTCGAAGCCTTATCATCTGTTTGGTAAGCTAAAACTTATAATCGCAATTGAACTTCTCAGACAAGAGCAAGTCTCCTTCCTTGGATTGGACTACAAGATTTAAGATAATCACAGGCATTGCAAGAGGTCTCCTCTACCTGCATGAAGAGGCGCCTCAAAGGATCATTCATATAGACATCAAAGCCAGTAACATATTGTTGGATCAACAATTAAACCCAAAAATCTCTGATTTTGGTTTGGCAAGGCTCTTTCCTGGGGATGATACTCATGTAAATACTTTTAGGATTTCTGGCACCCAGTGAGTAGTTTCTTTGCTTTTACCCATCATAGTCTTCTCTAATCGTAATTGCTGCTTTTAAGTGCATTAGGCTAATTTTCGTTCAAGTTTTATCTGGGCTACTTTTGGATGTCAGCTGAAAAAGATTAACAATTAAGTAAACCCTTTTATTGCCTGCAGTGGTTACATGGCCCCTGAATATGCCATGCATGGGTATTTGTCTGTGAAGACAGATGTTTTCAGCTATGGAGTTGTGGTCTTGGAGATAGTAAGTGGCAGAAAAAACCATGATAGCCGTCTTGGTTCAGAGAAGGCAGATCTCTTGAACTATGTAAGTTGAATttcgaaggaaaaaaaaaagaatgtaaaTTCTGAAATCTCATTTAATAGTATTAGTCTCGCTGTCTAGATGGACGGGTGGATGGAACATTAGTTTAGTACTATCATAAATAATCCAcaaatattttggaaattttaatgtGAAGATTGAAGGTAAACGAAGCTGCATGCTTCATCCAGTTGCGTAGATAATTTTGATCTGTATCcattatggattattttgatttatagtaTGATCtgatattttcctaattttcttGACCTGTTTTACTTGTATATCTAGTGCTGTGAAATTGGCCACTCCTTAGAAGGGCCTATTTGAATCTCCAGATTTCTAAGCCTAAAATGTTGCTCCCCactctttatttttattgaacTTTTGATGTCCATTACATGGATAGAGAGAGATATAACCTTCAAAGATCCtccaaaatacatggaaaaactgtTAAAGAAAATGACTATTCATTTCAGAGACATACCATATCTGACACTTATACTCAAGTCCAAGTAATGCATGCAGGAATAGATGATGTATAAGTCTGATTCTGACAAAGTATTCTGGCATTTTCATATACAGTCATGGCTGCTATTTCAAAGCGGAAAGATGTTGGATTTAGTTGATCCAACCCTCAAGAAATACAATCCTGACGAGGCAGCAATGTGCATTCAGCTAGGCTTATTATGCTGTCAACAAACTGTTGTCGAGAGACCAGACATGAACTCCGTTCATCTCATGCTTTCCAGCGATTCATTCACCTTGCCACGACCGGGTAAACCAGCAATCCAAGGGCGTGTAGGCCGGTGGACGACCACATCTACTTCAGCTTTTACTAATACAGACACTAATGCAAGTAGCACCAGTGGTGGTATGACAAAGGTTTTGGCAGGAAGTAGCTTTGTTGAAGATGATTCTAGGAATTCCATATCCTATTCGTCCATTGAGGAAGGTAGATGAGCTTCTGGTAGATcagtttaattataattgtagTAAAATTCTCTTGTAAAGGTTATTATTCTctctttaaaaatatgatatatttagtgttgatatcatcttattttctatGGTGGttcattgtttttcttttcttttcaaattatttgaatgcaACAATGATGGTTAAAGAAATCAATAATTCAGCGGAGTCAAATCTAAGGATTTGTCTAAGCTTTACCccacaataaatctaaacaaatatgtgctttttatttatttattcaattgcTGTACTATTTCATCTTCTTGTTCTTTTATAAAATGAGAAATCAGATTATCTTGTTTATTAACAGCATGTCTCTTGGTTCATCATTTCGCAGTTGTCTCAGTTCATCATCTGTTTTTCATATCAAATTATGTTGGTCCTATACAAAagatttccattttttttaaattataaaaggcTAATCAgcttttattgaaatattttcttttcaaaaaacaAAGATGCTTTGAGATTATGTTTCAGATATTGTATTTAAATCTGTAGGAATATACTTTAGTTGAATCTCGATACTCATGATAATAATACGATAATAATCATATCCTTCTAATTCAACATACACacaaattacatttaattaaaataaatatatataagatttttacaataataatcatattaattAAATACAACCTATCAATAAATTTAGTGCGATACAAACCACCACCCCATCtattcaaatattaaatataagtCCTACCATAGAACATTTATAATGTAATATGTATCATAATATAATGAAATGTATGTCCATATTTTAGGAGGTAAAAACATAAACAACTGCATTCTCGTTTATAAAAGTAGATAACTATCACTTATTTCGTCATTTATCAATTGAGACGTCATGTAAAATGCTTTATAATGAAATACCAAAACTCTAAactctaaatatatatacaaatcaaattgaAGTTTACAAAATGTGAAAGATACATGAAAAGATTTAAATTGCTAGATTTATTTAGTACCGACATTCCTCTTTATTAATTAAAGCATGTAAACTTtaatatattgataaatgttgaatAGCCTTTAAAACTATGAAAATTTTGCCCTAATCGTTGCCGATAGGGAATGTATCCAACAATGCATGAGGTAATTCTAATAGCAAGAATGAACTCTCTACAACAACCCTATCATCAATTGAAACGCCTATTAATAACACCATATTTTTCAGCACTATTCTAGGTTCTTCACTATGAATCATGGGATTCCATCGTTCAACTATAGAGAAATTGcacaaaaaaaatttccattttgaTAATtgtatatgaaaaaaatttaaaagtgcaAAATAATTCAAGAGCTAGATGCATCTAAAGTCAAATTATAACATGATAGAATAATTCAATTTTCTATCTAATAACAATCGTAAAAGGAACAATAGTTGTTATTTATTGCAATCTAAACAAAACTAAATAATAACGTAGTAATTTTACggattgaaaatatattttgatattgtaaTTCTAATAAAACCATATCAAACTTTGGAAGCTTTGGTTTACTTAGGGtggtttagattttttttggtaGGAGAGATTAGGGATTGTAGTAAGGGGTattgtgaaatttgaaaagaataaaaagaacaaaacaaaaatcaatGTCATAGACTGAGGTTGACACTGATAAGTCTATGCCATTGGGACGGTTGGACAATGTGATAATAAATATCACCTACATTATTGATTCTACTGCTTATTGGAAAGTCTTACATCTCATCAAGCGTTTGAAGTCTTTTGCATCCTTGCTTCGAAAGGCTTCATCATTTAGCTATGTTTGTTTTTTGGAAATTATTTTcggaaaataacttaaaaaataatataattttttgaaaacattatATTCTTTTTGGTGTTTACATAATGCTACCGAAAACATTATCCATTGtttgattaattttattcaactcatttttcagaaattatttttaattaaacacaATAAGTGTTTTCAGAAtaccaaaaaaaattcattaattaatttagaaagctaaatttaaatagtaatataaatcaataaacaTTACAAAACAAGGATGGCTTTGAAACCTGGTGCAATGTTGAACATGAATCCAATATTTTGAGTGAATCATTCCATGTCTCCTTCGTTTCCAATATAAACAAAGGTTGGGTAATTCTTCTTTGGGACACCCCCAATAAGTGTCATTGATTAAACATTTTTACTGAAATTTTAGGTAACTCATTGGATTGAAGTTGAAATGATTGAGAATTTGGGCTAAATAGTTTTCTCTGTAAAGCTTATTACTGCTACTTTTTCTAGGGAGCACCACATACGTTTGCTCTAGTGGCTGAAGAAGTAAATCTAGAAGAAATTTTAGCAGAAGATACTAAAAAACACAAAcaagaaaaaatagagaaaatccCAAAAATATAAGATCAAATTTGCGTTTATCCTCATGATTTTGATGAACTTCTCAGGGGTTTTTTTTTCTATCTTGAAGGGTGAAGGGACAAACAAAATCTTAAAAAGGGAAAAGGCTACTTTTCTTTTTTGATGTGGGTACTTACCGGAGAAAGAGATGATGAGAGCTCAGGTTAGTGCCAGAGAGAGGCTGCCGAAAGAGGAGTGATGAAGCGCGAGAGAGGAACCCGTGTTTCGGAGGAATGTAAGATGACTTACAGAAAATGTGTTGACCAACAATACAGTTTATAGTGACTTGCTCCATTTTCCACCATCAAACACAGGAAATTTTGGATAATGTTTTCCATAAAATATTTTCCTTGAAACAAACAGACCCTCAATATCAAAAGAATCTCCCCATCTAACTCACACCATTAAAGCCAAAAAAACACATTtccattaataatattaaaaaatccCTACCTGAGCAAAgacaatttttttatacaaaatttaggatttaatacaacttcaaattagaaaaaaatgatAGGAGAGATCTTCACCCTACCCTTTTGAACTGCCAAATTAgtttcaaaactaaaataaatataaagcttGTATGAAATGTAGAGATTTTTGAGACCCAAGATGTTCTACCATGAACCAGATCCAGAGCCAGTGTAAAGAACAATTGTTTTTATAATCAATGTAAATGGGATTCCAACAAGCAATCGTGAGTCGATATGACTAGTATGTTAATTTAGAATGGTATAATGTAGGCTAtgaaaaactcaataaaaataaaattacaccaAATCAATGTTTGGCTATCAATTGCATATTATATCAGAGTTTCTGTATATATTTGGGAGATTTATCACAATGCCGGTAcagaaaaaagtaaaaatgaatgaaaagatTAATTTTGGAGCCAACaaaaaacattttaataaaatcataatatccCTACATTAAATGTCATACCGCattatcaaagaaaataaaataaaatccatcaTGATACTTATATATCTCTGCTTGTTCAGGCAACTCAATAATGTCgaattttaaataacaaaaatgcAGATTTTCTAAGGGAAAACAAGAAATGAAATAAGATCAGAAAGATGTCACAACACTTGTAAAAGGACTTATCTATGCCTCTGTAACAGGGAACTCAAACACAACATCCTTCCCAGCAAGCTTCCGGTAAACTGCAGAAAAGGTCTCGAGCTTATACTCGGTGTTGTTTCGTTCCTTGGGGTCCAAAAACACCTGCCCATGATGTGTCAGAAAAAGATTACAGAAACATTAGCCTTCAATAAACAACAACAATCGTGGTTAATAAGAACTATTGAACCATATGTAGGTATTGATATAAAAGGATCACAATTCTTTCACTCATCACTTAAGACCTTTTCATCAACATTTAACAGCGTAATAATTATGACAGCACTTTGTACCTTCATTAACTTTGATCCATCAATTGCATATCTAGTGCGCTTCCCAACAATCTCAGCGGGTAAGACAATATCTTCCAGCATTGCCTCATGTACAGCAGTCAATGTGCGGCTGCGAGGCCTCTGAACAGCAGAACCTTTCTTTGGGGGCCTCAATATCCTCCGGGTAGCAATAAGAATCACATCCTATCAATATACATAAACCATGTTAAAACTCAAAGTCAAAACACGTAGTACACACTTAACAACAAAAGAAACCACAAAGACATGCCAATTCATGACAAAATATGATTAATTCTTTTGTTTAAAGGGTAACTGCAATTCATGACAAAATATGATTAATTCTCTTGTTTAAAAGGGAACTGCAATGCTTTAGTCTGGAAAGAACACAACTCCAAAGATTATAGCATCTTATGCTAAGAATGAAAACTAAAATTGTTACTGAGTTTCATAATGATAATGCACTTGAAATAAATTGTAATCCAAAAGGCCTAACCCATACTTCATTAAAACTGCCATCCTTCATTACTTCGTTGTAACGAAAAAACTTTGAAGGACTATTTCTCACCTTTCCACTGAACTTCTTTTCAAGCTCCCTCACAAGCTTAACATGAACCTTGCGAAAAGCTTTCCTCAATCGGTACGGGACATGGATAACAACAGCTTTCCGGCTCCCAGACACATCAATTTGGCTGCATGCAAAACGCAAAACAGATTACACCAATCATATGGTAGCCAGATACATAAATCACTTTGGAATTAGTGCATCTTAAAAAATCATACATACACTGCTGAATTAATGTAGAGATCCTTGAGGTCACTTTTCAGATCCTTGTTGGTATTCTCCAAATCGAAGAATGCCTGTTACAAACATTCACACATACTTGAATCATGATTGGACCTTTTTGGGAAGCTTTAAAAGTGCAACAAACActacaacattttaaaacctgGGCAACTGATTCCTCAAATTCTGTTGGTTCAACATCCTTATCTTTGTGGATCTTTTTCATTGACGTATACATCTTGAAGATCTGCATTGTGGGATTAAtaaaaaaagattgaaaaaaaatttcaaacaatatGTCATAATTAGAAATcagattgaaattgaaattggatgTGTATTTAATATCCATACACAAAATTTGAAGGCCTTAGTAATTTCACAGGACATTTAAGAAGCTACGATTCAGCCTTAAATTCTATGGTTCAATCTATCACTAGTTCATTAcaccaaattcaaattcaataataAGTTAGATAATCGATAAAGTTCCAAACAAGGTCGATATCATACAAAGCAAATAAGAAAATACTTCAACGTGAAATGCTTCAAACCCTTTTCAGAACGATTTTCtaacagaaaaataaataaatactaatcaACATCATATTCTTAAACCAATTACTAATAATACTTCTTCACTACATTACTTGTAAACTTGCATAAGTCTGATTGATCAAAGTGATTATTAACAGTTTATAACATTAACTGACAACACAAAAACCGCATAAATAAATTCcaatatttagttatttttatcacatttcacagaaaataaaatatattcaaaatgagaaaaaaaaattcaaataatagcTGGAAACACTCCATGTTCTTATTAGctcataaaataaagaatatatttgttcatatataaaaataaagatgaaCAAAACCTAAAACTCATTGTTTGAACATCTagtgatgaaattaaattattaaagctATATAACTAAATCCGACCATAACAGCATTTGTTTTCCCCTTTCCTACAATTTTTCTTAGCAAACAAACAGACGCCAGTAACAGAAAAGAGTAAAAGCCTGTATTACTCTGTTTAGTTATACAAGAAACCTTAACAGAAAGAAGAAGAAATCATTTAATAGGCTGAATTTTCTAGGCAAGCAAGCAAGGTGTAGGAAAATGAAAAGGCTGTACCTGAGAGAGAAGCACAATAAAATGTGATGAGATGCTCTCTTTCCGCAGATCAGGAAAAACCCTAGAGTTTCAACCTAAGATGACACTTTATAATGAGGCACTGAGGGCCACGATTCTTTAGTTCACACGTCGGCGGCCATGATTAAGTCACGTAATCACCGTTGGTTTAAAGTTGGGCCGTTGGTTTAGGTACTATCTGGTTTTGTATGGGCTTGTAcaatactgaaactaacccatTAAATTGATTGTCGCAATAATCGGTCTAATAAAGTAGTTcatttggttttctttttccGGTCTTATAAGAGTTCATACTTACAGgtacaattatttaaaaaaaaaaacaattacagGTATAATACATCATAAATGATAATTGTTCGATAAACTAAAATCGAAACTAACTCGATATAAATCACAACAGGTTAAAAATTAAAAGCCTGTAAAAGCcatcactttttaaaaaaaaattaattacgtttttattctttttttcattcaatttggtacttaaactttcaaTATGCATcaaaaaatctttaatttttttcattcaatttggtacttaaactttcaatatactcaatttaaatatttaaactgtcaaaatatataaaaaatctcTTTTGAccgttaacttttttaatttcaatagtTAACTGTTAAAGTTTAGGATTTAGGACCcttgatttttctcaattaaagtCATCCTATGCCACAAGCACAATGTGACatatggtaaaaaaaattataaaaattaaaaatcaataaaatttattcaaaattattaaattttaataaaaaatattaaaaattagaaaaatcataaaaataaaaaaaattataaaagaaatttaaaataaaatgcatCAAAATGGCCTTCTAACTATTAACTTTAACTATTAATCGTTAAaattaaaatgcatcaaaaatacAAAGATGTGTTTGTCTCATACTTGAACCAGATCGTCGATTTAATTTGTGATATGAGATTTTGTATCGACATGAAGAggtcaaaaaaaaaggaaaaattttgattttttttcttttcatttttgtctttctcaATTTGTCCGAGAATTACGTATTGTATTTACTTTATAactattgtttttttaattaatagcaTTTCAGTTTgcattaaaaaattcatttaatggACATAAGAAGATAAAAGCATTTAGGCACACAAATGTTCATCATAGGATCGGGCAATTTGACTTCTGAATGacctattttaaatattaaactattagaaatatttcataatttttaatatctactttttttaaaaacattattttgttaattagaaaagaaaaacagagaGGCCCAAATCGGATATGAATTGCGTGTAGCGGGAAGGCCTTTGGAGGGAGCCAAGCTTCCACACCTCTAGTTTCATAGAAAGAGCAatattgacttttcatgaaaacTGAAAATAACTATAAATTCTAAGATACAGCACActaaacatatatttttattattttaaattaataaaattattgcatGAGTATTTACCGATAACcttgaattaattataaataattatgaacttaaaaatcatatttattcCTTAAATATTgttatacaattataataaaatatgtaataatctGATTCAGATTCGACTCGAAAACTCataatttaaataatcataagatGCCCCATAAGAGGAGAAGGACCCGAACCCCCTTTTGGATCCTTTTTTCTCTAATTCTTCACCCTCTCTCTCAATGTCCACATCTATTAGTTTAGTGCATCAACGAATAtataaactttaactaataaatgcATAGTTTAATTacttcattttcataatttataaacaaataaaattacgTTATCTTCtcaacaaatttatatatatatatggaaagaCTAAGCTCAGTAAGTTATTGCCGCTTGAAGATGACATTTATCTGATTTAGAAATTAAATTCTAatataaataacatttttttaatctTAGACTAGGACGTTTTttgtaaaaagaataaaaaaaaaaccttatataGGGAGATAATAGTAATTTTCTGTCATTCTATTTTCTTCCAGGCAATAGAGTTAAGATTGTAACAGTAAATGTCCCCATAAGTTGGAACTAACGTGTACTTATATACTTCCAAGTTCCAATGACTTAGGCCTGTAATTAATCATCTTCATCCCAAGTCAAACAAATCCTTTTCGAGGGAGCTCTTAATTTGTGGACGAAGTGCATTTCAATTGTGCAAAATGCTtgctaaaaaatataaacaaatgggaAATACATGATTTAATAGGGCACCAAATCGATACTAGCTATCAACATTTTCAAACTATATCCAAATTTGGCCAAAGGGCTTCAATTTCACAAACTGGAACCTTTCAATACCTACATTTATAGACATATACTACTATTATATCTTGGTTTGTTAAGGAAGCCTAGCCATTTATGCCTTTACTAGAAATTCAATTAAATGCTTTTGCCACTTACCAAACACAACATCTCACATGCATTCagttcattcttcttcttcttcttcttttcttttgcttcagttcaaaattatttatattcatttgagTCGGTTTTTTATACTAGaatttttttactaatataatTGGTTGACATATGGAGATGAAAATGAAAGGAATCGGCCAAAACAACAGTGGAAAAGGAAAAGGTGCTCATGCAAGTGCAACTTGGTCAGTTTTCACCCAATTTAAAATGGCAAGAGGTCGGCACGTAAATGTCCCACTTTGGTCGGACGCGAGTTCGAATTCACTTTCaattacaattgaaaataacctTAGTTCGTCCCCTATTGCTTCTATTACATACACTGTGTTTATAAAATGATCTTaactatttttccttttattttttttttattttaaattctattccGAACCaaaagtattttaatataaacaatCCATAGTACGAAATAAGTGGAAGAAGGCCAatgctaaaatttaatttttgaagtgttttaaatagttatataaattaattaaattaaattttaaatccaaCAACTTTAGATACAAGTACTAACGAGGCCTTTGTATTAAAAGACATATTGTATTTTGTCCTTCAAAGTGTAAATTGATCATTCCAttaaaacttttattcatacGTGTTATTAAGTGGTGATTTGGCTtcttctttttccaaatttttttatgcaAGTAACTTGGAACTAAAGGGCGAGTAATTTCAtgtaaaagtatcatgaaagcCCTTATACtaggagttggattgcattttgttctctctaaataaataataataagaaagttAGTCCTTGTATGTTAGataatgagcaaattggtccttctattaaaaattctatcaattgTTATTGTTATGTGATGAGTGGCTAACAAAGTAACCAAATAGCAACACTTGATATGCCTCGTATACCTAATGTTGATGCAACAATTTTACCACGTCAacgaatatttaaaaaaatttataaaaaaccATGCCAAGGATAAACTTGaacaaaaaatatagaaaattatttgaaactataaaaaattattatagttATTAAAAAACAATGTTCATAATGCACTTAGAAAAATGATTGTCTAACT from the Gossypium hirsutum isolate 1008001.06 chromosome D09, Gossypium_hirsutum_v2.1, whole genome shotgun sequence genome contains:
- the LOC121220965 gene encoding 40S ribosomal protein S7; amino-acid sequence: MYTSMKKIHKDKDVEPTEFEESVAQAFFDLENTNKDLKSDLKDLYINSAVQIDVSGSRKAVVIHVPYRLRKAFRKVHVKLVRELEKKFSGKDVILIATRRILRPPKKGSAVQRPRSRTLTAVHEAMLEDIVLPAEIVGKRTRYAIDGSKLMKVFLDPKERNNTEYKLETFSAVYRKLAGKDVVFEFPVTEA
- the LOC121203362 gene encoding cysteine-rich receptor-like protein kinase 10, whose product is MGFLAKLSACIAKRFKAARGGSAGEDDSDDGSDTHGLFFELRALQVATNYFSELNRLGHGGFGPVYKGLMPNGQEIAVKKLAMDSRQGLKQFINEVKLLLKTQHKNLVTLFGCCAEGPEKMLVYEYLPNKSLDYFLFDKSKSPSLDWTTRFKIITGIARGLLYLHEEAPQRIIHIDIKASNILLDQQLNPKISDFGLARLFPGDDTHVNTFRISGTHGYMAPEYAMHGYLSVKTDVFSYGVVVLEIVSGRKNHDSRLGSEKADLLNYSWLLFQSGKMLDLVDPTLKKYNPDEAAMCIQLGLLCCQQTVVERPDMNSVHLMLSSDSFTLPRPGKPAIQGRVGRWTTTSTSAFTNTDTNASSTSGGMTKVLAGSSFVEDDSRNSISYSSIEEGR